Proteins encoded together in one Acanthochromis polyacanthus isolate Apoly-LR-REF ecotype Palm Island chromosome 12, KAUST_Apoly_ChrSc, whole genome shotgun sequence window:
- the entpd3 gene encoding ectonucleoside triphosphate diphosphohydrolase 3: protein MASKKKMGYKCRIAVVLFLLLASIAALVAVAVIQYTWSMKEYSLQYGIVIDSGSSRSNVYLYEWPGEKQNETGVVSEKMNCRVSGVPISEMKVDQQKDAEAWKGFKACMDEVSKAIPVEKHKNTPLFLGATAGMRLLHEKDEQKSNEVLTSLKEYLSSLPFMFQNASIITGQEEGLYGWITVNYLMGNFLERDIWNSLVRPEGAKTVGSMDLGGASTQIAFSVQEAHSGPDYLHVKLYGYPYNVYTHSFLCYGKNEADKRVLDKVIQGSSDPAYIINPCYPEGFNITMKASSIYDTECTKKPQNYNPDQEFFMVGVANSDGCESIVKSIFDFKTCSSSQCSFDGVEQPPVTGDFMAYAGFFYTARALLMNGSTDLDQFNTSVRAFCHTHWTVLKQQRAWISERYLRTYCYATHYILTLLADGYKFDEETWKNIYFEKEVKQTSIGWSLGYMLSQSNMIPSEVKYINPMTDPVYAGLIFLFSALIIVTVVIVFIFFVRNCC from the exons ATGGCTTCGAAAAAGAAAATGGGCTACAAGTGTCGCATAGCAGTAGTGCTGTTTCTCTTGTTGGCCAGTATTGCTGCCCTCGTTGCTGTTGCTGTCATCCAGTATACCTGGAGCATGAAAGAGTACAGCTTACAG tacGGCATAGTGATAGACTCGGGTTCATCTCGTTCCAATGTGTACCTGTATGAATGGCCGGGGGAGAAGCAGAATGAAACAGGAGTAGTGTCTGAGAAAATGAACTGTAGAGTGTCTG GTGTTCCTATCTCGGAGATGAAAGTTGACCAACAGAAAGATGCCGAAGCATGGAAAGGATTCAAAGCATGCATGGATGAAGTCAGCAAAGCCATTCCtgttgaaaaacacaaaaacacgcCTCTGTTCTTGGGAGCTACCGCTGGAATGAGACTTTTACA TGAGAAAGATGAACAGAAGTCCAATGAAGTCCTGACAAGTCTCAAAGAATACCTGAGTTCACTGCCCTTCATGTTCCAAAACGCCTCCATCATTACTGGTCAGGAAGAAGGGCTGTATGGGTGGATCACTGTCAACTACCTGATGGGAAACTTTCTAGAA AGAGACATATGGAACTCACTTGTACGCCCAGAAGGGGCAAAAACAGTGGGTTCCATGGACCTCGGTGGGGCATCAACACAGATTGCCTTTTCAGTCCAGGAGGCTCACAGTGGGCCAGACTACCTGCATGTCAAGCTCTATGGTTACCCCTACAACGTCTACACACACAGCTTCCTCTGCTATGGCAAGAATGAGGCTGACAAGAGGGTTCTTGACAAAGTAATCCAG GGATCATCTGACCCAGCCTACATAATTAACCCCTGCTACCCTGAAGGTTTCAATATCACCATGAAGGCCTCGTCCATTTATGACACAGAGTGCACAAAGAAACCCCAGAACTACAACCCAGATCAAGAATTTTTCATGGTCGGAGTCGCCAACTCAGACGGCTGTGAAAGCATCGTGAAGTCGATATTCGATTTCAAGACTTGCTCCTCATCACAGTGTTCCTTCGACGGGGTCGAGCAGCCACCGGTCACCGGAGATTTTATG GCGTATGCCGGATTCTTCTACACTGCGAGGGCCCTGCTGATGAACGGCTCAACTGATCTGGATCAATTCAACACCTCAGTTAGGGCCTTCTGCCACACACATTGGACAGTG CTGAAGCAACAAAGGGCATGGATTTCTGAAAGATACCTCAGGACTTACTGTTATGCAACTCACTATATCCTCACTTTGCTGGCAGACGGATACAAGTTTGATGAAGAGACCtggaaaaacatttactttgaaAAAGAG GTAAAGCAAACCAGTATAGGCTGGAGTCTGGGCTACATGCTGAGTCAGTCCAATATGATCCCGTCTGAAGTGAAATACATCAACCCCATGACAGACCCTGTCTATGCCGGCCTTATCTTTCTATTTTCAGCACTAATCATTGTAACTGTGGTCATAGTTTTCATCTTCTTCGTTCGCAACTGCTGCTGA